Proteins from a genomic interval of Neisseria arctica:
- the rarD gene encoding EamA family transporter RarD: MNPTSKGIAAALLSNILFGVIYLYSHWLKPLSGTDVFAWRMIVMLGGLWLLVLVTGIWPQLKAFVSDIGGDTRRWLLIFSATPLIAVQLWLFMWAPVNGHGVNVATGYFLFPLMMVVFARIFLGEKPNAWQKTALILAAAGVLHEIWQTQAIAWTTWVVCLGYPPYYLLRRQMQVPALIGLVLDLMLIAPFAALYLMINGSGLDEAAWSWKYIVLIPLLGIFSAVSMQLNLAASRFLPVPLFGILSYLEPVLLFLGSWILLKTEVPPESWPTYGLIISALLVSGLDGILKIYRFRHKVMAS; the protein is encoded by the coding sequence ATGAATCCCACTTCCAAAGGCATTGCCGCCGCACTACTCTCCAATATCCTTTTCGGGGTTATCTATCTTTATAGCCATTGGCTCAAGCCTTTAAGCGGAACCGATGTTTTCGCATGGCGGATGATTGTAATGCTGGGGGGATTATGGCTATTGGTATTGGTTACCGGCATATGGCCTCAACTCAAGGCTTTCGTATCAGATATCGGCGGTGATACCCGCCGCTGGCTACTAATTTTTTCCGCCACACCTTTGATTGCCGTCCAACTTTGGTTGTTTATGTGGGCACCGGTCAACGGACATGGGGTGAATGTCGCCACCGGCTATTTTCTGTTTCCCTTAATGATGGTGGTATTTGCACGCATTTTTTTAGGTGAAAAACCAAACGCTTGGCAAAAAACAGCCTTGATATTAGCCGCTGCCGGAGTTTTGCATGAAATCTGGCAAACGCAGGCGATTGCGTGGACGACTTGGGTAGTTTGTCTCGGCTATCCTCCTTACTATCTGCTGCGCCGCCAAATGCAAGTACCGGCCCTTATCGGCCTTGTTTTAGACTTAATGTTGATTGCTCCGTTTGCCGCCCTCTATCTGATGATAAACGGTAGTGGCTTGGATGAAGCCGCGTGGTCGTGGAAATATATTGTACTGATTCCTCTCTTGGGTATTTTCAGTGCGGTTTCAATGCAGCTGAATTTGGCTGCCAGCCGCTTCTTACCTGTTCCTCTCTTCGGTATTCTGAGCTACTTGGAACCTGTTTTGCTGTTTCTCGGCTCGTGGATACTACTGAAAACAGAAGTACCGCCCGAATCATGGCCGACTTACGGCTTAATTATCTCAGCCCTACTGGTCAGCGGCTTAGACGGAATCCTTAAAATCTACCGTTTCCGTCATAAAGTAATGGCCTCTTGA
- a CDS encoding formate dehydrogenase subunit gamma: MKEKLIQRYKRSERINHWIVAVCFVLLAISGLAFFYPAFFWLTGVFGTPQLARIIHPFVGVVMFIGFFVQFFRYWKYNFIDKEDVKWMKSVKTVLKGHEVGDIGKYNGGQKGMFWLMTACMLILLVTGFIAWRPYFAEMFPIPVIRLALLFHAWAALILIAGIIVHVYAAFWVKGTIRAMVEGVVTQSWAKKHHPRWYREVMEKNTQVENHQDKAKPNIRPKN; encoded by the coding sequence ATGAAAGAAAAACTGATTCAGCGTTATAAACGTAGTGAGCGCATCAACCACTGGATAGTAGCGGTTTGTTTCGTATTACTTGCTATTTCGGGTTTGGCGTTTTTCTATCCGGCCTTTTTCTGGCTGACGGGTGTTTTCGGTACTCCCCAGCTGGCGCGCATTATTCATCCGTTTGTAGGCGTGGTAATGTTTATCGGCTTCTTTGTTCAGTTTTTCCGTTATTGGAAATACAATTTTATCGACAAAGAAGACGTTAAATGGATGAAGTCGGTCAAAACAGTGCTTAAAGGCCATGAAGTTGGTGATATTGGCAAATATAACGGCGGCCAAAAAGGAATGTTTTGGCTGATGACAGCGTGTATGCTGATATTGCTGGTTACAGGCTTTATTGCTTGGCGGCCCTATTTTGCCGAAATGTTCCCGATCCCGGTGATTCGTTTGGCGCTACTGTTCCATGCTTGGGCAGCCTTAATTCTGATTGCGGGTATTATTGTGCATGTTTATGCCGCATTCTGGGTAAAAGGTACGATTCGCGCCATGGTGGAAGGTGTGGTAACCCAATCTTGGGCAAAGAAACATCATCCGCGTTGGTACCGCGAAGTAATGGAAAAAAATACACAAGTTGAGAACCATCAAGATAAAGCTAAACCGAATATCAGACCTAAAAACTGA
- the fdxH gene encoding formate dehydrogenase subunit beta encodes MALQSLDIKRRSATAGITPPPGVRQPTEVAKLIDVTTCIGCKACQVACSEWNDIRDEIGTNHGVYDNPIDLTSKSWTVMRFSEVEENGKLEWLIRKDGCMHCSDPGCLKACPSPGAIIQYHNGIVDFHEENCIGCGYCISGCPFNIPRIDKKDNRAYKCTLCSDRVAVGQEPACAKSCPTGAIQFGSKEDMKKVAADRIVDLNKRGFDKAGLYDPEGVGGTHVMYVLHHADKPGLYSGLPEKPAISTTVKLWKGFLKPLATIGIAAATLTGFFHYITVGPSRAEEESPEVIGKDGKTLHGEEDA; translated from the coding sequence ATGGCATTACAATCATTAGATATCAAACGCCGTTCCGCTACTGCCGGCATTACGCCCCCGCCGGGCGTACGTCAGCCCACGGAAGTGGCCAAATTAATTGACGTAACTACTTGTATCGGCTGTAAAGCTTGTCAGGTAGCCTGTTCGGAATGGAATGACATCCGAGATGAAATCGGTACTAACCACGGCGTATACGACAACCCGATAGACCTTACTTCAAAAAGCTGGACGGTGATGCGTTTCAGCGAAGTAGAAGAAAACGGCAAGCTGGAGTGGCTGATCCGTAAAGACGGCTGTATGCACTGTTCTGATCCGGGATGTTTGAAAGCTTGCCCGTCACCCGGTGCGATCATCCAATACCACAACGGTATCGTAGACTTCCATGAAGAAAACTGTATCGGTTGCGGTTACTGTATCTCTGGTTGTCCGTTCAATATTCCGCGTATTGATAAAAAAGACAACCGTGCATATAAATGTACTCTGTGTTCCGACCGTGTCGCGGTCGGTCAAGAGCCGGCTTGTGCCAAATCATGTCCTACCGGAGCCATTCAGTTCGGCTCGAAAGAGGATATGAAAAAAGTTGCCGCAGATCGTATTGTTGATTTGAACAAGCGCGGTTTCGATAAGGCCGGTTTGTATGATCCTGAAGGAGTGGGCGGTACGCATGTGATGTATGTATTGCATCATGCAGATAAACCCGGTCTGTATAGTGGCTTGCCGGAAAAACCTGCAATCAGCACCACAGTGAAGTTATGGAAGGGCTTTTTGAAACCTTTGGCTACCATCGGTATTGCAGCTGCAACCCTCACAGGCTTCTTCCACTATATTACCGTTGGTCCGAGCAGGGCCGAAGAGGAATCACCCGAAGTGATCGGCAAAGACGGCAAAACCTTGCACGGCGAGGAGGATGCATAA